A portion of the Jaculus jaculus isolate mJacJac1 chromosome 5, mJacJac1.mat.Y.cur, whole genome shotgun sequence genome contains these proteins:
- the Alg10 gene encoding dol-P-Glc:Glc(2)Man(9)GlcNAc(2)-PP-Dol alpha-1,2-glucosyltransferase, whose amino-acid sequence MAQLEGYYFSAALSCTFLVSCLLFSAFSRALREPYMDEIFHLPQAQRYCEGHFSLSQWDPMITTLPGLYLVSVGVIKPASWILGWSEHVVCSIGMLRFVNLLFSVGNFYLLYLLFRKMQPRNKAASSIQRILSTLTLAVFPTLYFFNFLYYTEAGSVFFTLFAYLMCLYGNHKTSALLGFCGFMFRQTNIIWAAFCAGHIIAQRLAEAWKTELQKKKEERLLPVKGPFLEFRKVLHFLLLYCMSFKNLSMLFFLTWPYILLLFGFCAFVVINGGIVVGDRSSHEACLHFPQLFYFFSFTVFFSFPHLLSPTKIKAFLCLVWKRRVQFSMITLVLIFLVWKFTYVHKYLLADNRHYTFYVWKRVFQRYEIVKYLLVPAYIFSGWTIADSLKSKSIFWNLVFFICLVASTVPQKLLEFRYFILPYVIYRLNIPLPPISRLVCELGCYTFVNILTFYIFLNKTFQWPNSQDIQRFMW is encoded by the exons ATGGCGCAGCTGGAGGGCTACTATTTCTCAGCCGCCTTGAGCTGCACGTTTTTAGTGTCTTGCCTGCTTTTCTCCGCCTTCAGCCGGGCGCTGCGAGAGCCCTACATGGACGAGATCTTCCACCTGCCTCAGGCGCAGCGCTACTGCGAGGGCCACTTCTCCCTGTCGCAG TGGGATCCTATGATTACTACCTTACCTGGCTTGTACCTGGTGTCAGTTGGAGTGATTAAACCTGCCAGCTGGATCCTCGGATGGTCTGAACATGTCGTCTGCTCCATTGGAATGCTCAGATTTGTTAATCTCCTCTTCAGTGTTGGCAACTTCTATTTACTATATTTGCTTTTCAGAAAAATGCAACCCAGAAACAAG gCTGCCTCGAGTATTCAGAGAATTTTGTCAACATTAACACTAGCAGTATTTCCGACactctatttttttaacttccttTATTATACTGAAGCAGGATCCGTGTTCTTTACTCTTTTTGCCTATTTGATGTGTCTTTATGGAAACCATAAAACGTCAGCCTTGCTTGGATTCTGTGGCTTCATGTTTCGTCAGACAAATATCATCTGGGCTGCCTTCTGTGCAGGGCACATCATCGCACAGAGGTTAGCTGAAGCTTGGAAAACGGAGCtgcagaagaagaaggaagaaaggcttCTCCCTGTTAAAGGACCATTTTTAGAATTCAGAAAAGTTCTTCATTTCCTCTTGCTGTATTGCATGTCCTTTAAGAATCTGagcatgcttttctttttgaCTTGGCCCTACATTCTTCTGCTGTTTGGATTTTGTGCTTTTGTAGTTATTAATGGTGGAATTGTTGTTGGTGACCGGAGTAGTCATGAAGCCTGTCTTCATTTTCCTCAATTATTCTACTTTTTCTCATtcactgtctttttttccttccctcactTACTATCGCCTACCAAAATTAAGGCTTTTCTTTGCTTAGTTTGGAAACGTAGAGTTCAATTTTCTATGATTACTTTAGTCTTAATATTTTTGGTTTGGAAATTTACTTATGTTCATAAGTACTTACTAGCAGACAATAGACATTACACATTCTATGTGTGGAAAAGAGTTTTTCAAAGATATGAGATTGTGAAATATTTGTTAGTTCCAGCCTACATATTTTCTGGTTGGACTATAGCTGACTCTTTGAAATCAAAATCAATTTTTTGGAATTTAGTGTTTTTCATATGCTTGGTTGCATCTACAGTTCCTCAGAAACTACTAGAATTCCGTTATTTCATTTTACCTTATGTTATTTACAGGCTTAACATACCTCTGCCACCCATATCCAGACTTGTTTGTGAACTCGGTTGCTATACATTTGTTAATATTCTaactttttatatctttctgaACAAGACTTTTCAGTGGCCAAATAGTCAGGACATTCAAAGATTTATGTGGTAG